In the genome of Deltaproteobacteria bacterium, the window CACCTGTTAAATACCTGCCTGATCCTGTTGTGCCAACGCCTAGGACATTTACCCTGTCTCCGCACTCTTCCGCTATCTCTTTGAGTCCCTGACGGACAGCCTCAATAGGTCGCCCTGCTGTTGCAAGATACCTCCTTGCAACAAGTTTTGATTCTTCATCTATCAGGACTACATTTGTGCTTACAGAACCAACATCTATACCAAGATAGACATTTACCTTTTCTACTGGAGACAGATCCCCAATTAAGACCTTTGAGGACAAGTTTGAAATCTGGACCCAATCCTTATTATATGATGGATGTCTTGCAGGGCTTAAAAGTGGTTCAAGCCCTTTTCCCTTCTTTCTGCCTGAGGCAATATATTCCTCAAGTTCCTTTAAACCCTTGAATTGTGATGCGTGATGCTCATTTATCGGTGACAGATTTGAAATCTGTCCCCGATAGTCTGCAGTAAATACAGCGCCAAGGGCTCCCATTGAGGCAAAGTATTTCGGGATAATAAATTCATTGTCTCCAAGTTCAAGCACATCCTTAAACGCCTTTCTGACGCCGGGGTTTGCAGCCACGCCGCCCTGAAATACTACGGGTTTTAAAAATGTCTTTCCCCTGCCGATGGTGGATTTAAAATTCCTTGCCACCGCATAGCAGAGCCCTGCAACTATGTCATAGTCAGGGGTTGCTGCCTGCTGAAGATGTATCATGTCGCTCTTTGCAAAAACACTGCACCTTCCTGCAACACGGGGAGGATTCTTTGACTTTAATGCAAGTTCACCAAACTGTTCAATGGTAAGTCCAAGCCTTGTTGCCTGCTGGTCAAGGAATGAACCTGTGCCTGCAGCGCAGACTGCATTCATTGCAAAATCTTCAACCCGTATTTTTTTACTTCTGACTCCTGACCCCTGACTCCTGACTGCATCATCAGGTGCAAGGAGTATCATCTTGGCGTCCTCTCCGCCCATCTCAATGGCAGTCCTGACCTCAGGATGAAAATATTCTATAGCCTTTGACTGTGCTATAACCTCATTTGTCCAAGATGCACCTATAAGCGGTGCAATAGTTTTGCCGCCTGTGCCTGTTGCAGCAACTGCCTTTATGGTTTCAATGGGATAACGGGATAGAATATCGCTTAAGACATCTCTTGCTGTTTCAAGGGGCTGTCCTTTTGTGCGGGTATATCTTTCCTCAAGTATTTCCCTGTTTTCAGTTACAACAACAGTATTAGCGCTAACAGAACCTATATCAATGCCGATAAAAACATCGTGTCTGTTATGACTCACGGGTATTACCTCCATAAAATATGGTTTGCATAGTGCTGACTATTATTAACCATTTCACTTTACTTGTCAATCACTGCAACATCACTGCAAACATTTTTCTGAAACATTTTTTTGACAAAATGACAATAGATTTTAAAGATTTCTTGCTTAACGATAAAATATTTTACAATACTATTACACAAGTGCTATTATTTGTAAGATACAAGGAGAATTTTCTTTCTGAAAAAGATTGAACTTATATGTCCGGCAGGGAATCTGCCTTCGTTAAAGACTGCCATAGACAGCGGCGCTGATGTGGTTTACACAGGTTTCAATGACGCTACAAATGCGCGTAATTTTGAAGGCTTGAATTTTACCATGCCCGAACTTGCAGAAGGCATTTCTTATGCGCATAAAAAGGGTAAGCAGGTCTATCTTGCAATAAATACATTTCCGCAGAATGATACATATCCGCAGTGGTATGCCTCAGTTGATAAGGCAGTGTCCATTGGCGCGGATGCAATCATCCTTGCAAATCTCGGCATATTAAAATATGCAAGGGCTCAGTATCCTGACATAAATATCCATTTAAGCGTTCAGGCAAGCGCATCAAATTATGAGAGCATAAATTTTTATAAAAGGCATTTCGGAATAAAAAGGGTTGTCCTGCCGAGGGTATTGACTGTTGATGAGATGAAGGCTTTGAGGCAGAATACTGATGTTGAGATAGAAGTGTTTGCTTTAGGAGGACTCTGCATAAATATTGAGGGCAGGTGCTATCTTTCATCATTTGTTACAGGCGCATCAACAAACACAGAAGGGGCATGCTCTCCGTCAAGGTTTGTGAGGTTTATAAATGAGAAAGACCACCTGAAGATTACACTCAATAATGTAGTTTTAAATGACTTGGCAGCAGGTGAGACATCGCCATATCCAACATGCTGCAAAGGCAGATATTTGACTGAAAGCGGAGAATATTTCTATTCATTTGAAGAGCCTGAGTCATTGAATGTCCTTGAAATCATCCCGCAACTCATTGATGCAGGCATAGATGCCTTGAAGATAGAAGGAAGGCAGCGGACAAAGGCATATGTTGGCACAGTTACATCTATTTTGAGAAAGGCAGTGGATGCTTATTATGAAAATCCTGCGGTTTATAAAACGGATGGGGAATTGCTTGCGCAGATAAACGCTACATTTGAAGGCACAAAGCCTACGCTTGGGTGTTATCTGGAGAAGTAATTGTTCACGCTGAAAAATGCCCCGACTCATTGCGGAGCAATAGGTGCCCCGTTTGTTGTCGCTGCGGCTTCTGCGCTCAACATACTTGTAGTTGCTCAATTTATTGAGCGTATTGTAACTCAAGGCTTTAGCCTTGAAAAACTAGAAACCTGAAGGTTTGAGTTA includes:
- a CDS encoding CoA activase, which produces MSHNRHDVFIGIDIGSVSANTVVVTENREILEERYTRTKGQPLETARDVLSDILSRYPIETIKAVAATGTGGKTIAPLIGASWTNEVIAQSKAIEYFHPEVRTAIEMGGEDAKMILLAPDDAVRSQGSGVRSKKIRVEDFAMNAVCAAGTGSFLDQQATRLGLTIEQFGELALKSKNPPRVAGRCSVFAKSDMIHLQQAATPDYDIVAGLCYAVARNFKSTIGRGKTFLKPVVFQGGVAANPGVRKAFKDVLELGDNEFIIPKYFASMGALGAVFTADYRGQISNLSPINEHHASQFKGLKELEEYIASGRKKGKGLEPLLSPARHPSYNKDWVQISNLSSKVLIGDLSPVEKVNVYLGIDVGSVSTNVVLIDEESKLVARRYLATAGRPIEAVRQGLKEIAEECGDRVNVLGVGTTGSGRYLTG
- a CDS encoding U32 family peptidase; this translates as MELICPAGNLPSLKTAIDSGADVVYTGFNDATNARNFEGLNFTMPELAEGISYAHKKGKQVYLAINTFPQNDTYPQWYASVDKAVSIGADAIILANLGILKYARAQYPDINIHLSVQASASNYESINFYKRHFGIKRVVLPRVLTVDEMKALRQNTDVEIEVFALGGLCINIEGRCYLSSFVTGASTNTEGACSPSRFVRFINEKDHLKITLNNVVLNDLAAGETSPYPTCCKGRYLTESGEYFYSFEEPESLNVLEIIPQLIDAGIDALKIEGRQRTKAYVGTVTSILRKAVDAYYENPAVYKTDGELLAQINATFEGTKPTLGCYLEK